A stretch of DNA from Desulfovibrio gilichinskyi:
CGATACGCATACATTTCAACAAGCTCACCGGCGATTTTCTCAATTGCTTTACGCGCTTTTTCGCGGGTCTTGGACCAACGGCTGCCGCCAAGTTTATCTAATACAGAACAGGTCCCTTCCGGACCTTTGTACTTTTGAACAAGGTTGAGTCTGTCTACAGGAACATATAATTTATCATCCCCGTCAAAAAAAAGTAGAAGATAGTCATTAGAAACATCCCCTACTTTAAAATGGTGCAACCCGCCGAATCTTGACAACCCGTAATCTCTATGGACAAGTAAATCTTCTGGAAGCAAGTCTTCATAACTCGTCATTCCTTCAAACGCTTTATCTCTGACTCTTGTTCCCTTTGCGGATTCAGGCTGGAGTACATCTTCACCTAAAATAAGTGTTTGATTCCACTCAAGTTCCATTCCGGTTTTTAGGGGTGAAATAAGAGCGTATACGCCTCTATTCAGCGGCGAATATTCAGTTGAAATAGAAAGCTGTTCTGATTCGATGAGTGATAGAAATTTTTTTCGGGATCTGTCAGTTTTAAAACTTAGAACTGTTTGGAATCTTTCAGAGCTCCATTCCTTAAGTCCTGCAACAAGTGCAGCCCAAGGCCTTTTTATCTGCTCTGGCTTCCAGAATAGATCAGTGAATGCGGTCAATGATCTTTCAGAAAGATCAATTCCGTTTTTTTCTCTGCCTATAACGAGATCTTCGTATACAATCTGTCTTTCATCTCGCCATGTAGATCTGGCTTTTTCCTCATTCCAGCAAATAGTATTAACAGGCCACCTACAACCGGAATGAGCATTTTTGTCATGAAGAAAAGTTTTCCAGCTGTACTCATGATCTTGAAGCCGCAATCTTAAATTGGAGGCAGAGGAAAGGATATAAACAGCTTTTTTAGATAAAAATGATTTAAGATCAGTGCATTCCGGATAAAAAAGACCCGGCCAGATCATTCCGTCAGCATTGCCAATTTTTTCACTAAGTTTTGCATGCCCTTCTGAGGAAATATCTCCCGTAGTTTTTAACTTTTCCCAAAGTTTTGCAGCATCATTAATGCTGTTTCCAGTCAACATTGCCGGAGCGACCGGAAGCAGGGTTATATCATCTAAATCGGCTTTGGAACGTTGGGATGAAGGTTCAAAAACACGGATTTCTTCAAGAATATCACCGAAAAATTCTAATCGGACTGGCAGGTCATATCCCGGGGCATAAACATCAAGGATATCCCCGCGCATGGACATTTCGCCATACTCCGAGACCAATTTCGTTCTGGAATATCCCCATGAAATTAATTGTTCCATGAGGAGTTCCGGCTCCATCTCTTCGCCTTTGGAAAGATTAATATAATTATTTTCCAAAACTGAAGGCATAGGCCATTTGGGCAGCAGATTGTCAACAGTCATCAGTACAGACTGTTTGCCGCCGCGAGTCAGAGCATGCAATGCTGTCCAGCGTTCAGCCCATTCAGAAGCAACCGGGGTTTTGCAAAGATACGGTGGCAGAAAAACCCAATCTCTTTCCCATGCCGGAACAATTTTATTATTTTCAATAAAATCATTACGGCTTAGCAAAGTGATTAACGCCTTTAATTCAGCATATTCGCGCGCACCGGGGGCAATCATGACAACAGATTGGCCTCTGGAGTGCAGACTGTGAGCGGTAAAAGCCTGCGTTCCGGGACCACTCTTAAATATTCGTGCAGTGTTTCCTTTTCCGGCGGCGAAAGGGGTAAGTTCGGAAGGTAAAGACAATTTTGCTCCAAAATTATTATGAAAAGTAAAAGCCGTCCTCCAGATACGTCAGGGGACGGCTTTTTTTTGCAAAGAAACTGCTCTGTTGTCCAGTAAATAGATGCTAACCACAAATAAATCTGAAACGAGTAAATCAACTAATAAGCAATCTGCAATAACTACAGGATCATAAATGTTCCTTAATCAGGCTGCAACCGTCTTAAATATTTGATTAAACCTGTGCCAGCATTTCCTGTTCGTCACCTGAAAGCAATCTGTTAAGATCAAGCAGAATAAGCAGTCTGTCTTCGAGCTTGCCTACACCGCTGATATATTCAGATTCGAGTCCTGAAACAACCGGTGGCGCCGGTTCAACCGTATTTGACGGGATTCTAAGAACCTCGGAAACAGAATCAACCACAAAACCTACTATCATATCATTTATTTCAATAACAATGATACGAGTATTCTGATCATGCTCTCGAATTTCGAGACCGAACTTACTTCTTAAGTCAATAATTGGAATAACCTTCCCGCGAAGGTTTATTACGCCCTCAACGAATACAGGAGCCCGGGGAACTTTAGTGATTTCCATGGTCCGGATAATTTCCTGAACCTTAAGGATATCAACTCCGAACTCTTCTTCGGCAATGCTGAAGGTGACTAGCTGGATAAGTTCGGCATCTTGCCTTTTCTTACCTTCTTCCATTCATGCCCCCTGTTAGTTGCTATTGCAGTGCACGGTCAAAATATTTTAACCGTGTAAAAGTTTTAATTAAACGAAATACACACATTTATATATTATATTATTATTCATCTGAAATATTTGCAAGCTAATCATAAAATTATAAAACAATTTATTCATTTTTTTTGTTTATAGAAAATTGACTACTGTCCCAAAAATGACTACTTGTAAATCTGATTAGCAAAAAAAAGCGATAAGGCGAAGACTCAGGAGGGTATGAACTCGCATGGCTCAGTTTTCCCCAACGGATAATGTTACTCTGGAAGACCAGATTAAATCATTAGCAAATGATGAATTGCTTGATTTCTGGGAAGAAACCCAGTTTCTTGCAAAGATGTTAAATCAAGAAAACCAAGAAGAAATTCCATACAACCCAGAATATGAAAGATTAATTTTGCAGGAACTGCAACTCAGATCGTGCATGAAAACTCTCTCACCTTAGATTGATTTAAAGGCCCGCTCCATGCGGGCCTTTAAATTTTGATTAAAATTAAACAGATTCACCGACAGGCTTACGGCCGACGCTGAAATAAGCGAAACCATTGCTGCCCAGATAAGAAGGATCATAAAGATTTCTACCATCAAAAATAACAGGAGCAAGTAATGCTTTTTTCACTTTATCGAAATCTGGATTTCTAAACTGATTCCAGTCAGTAACAACTGCAACGGCATTTGCTCCCTCAAGAGCTTCGTACTGGCTATCTACGATCTCCACCAGATCATTATCACACAAAATTTCTTTTGCTTTAGTATGAGCTACCGGGTCAAAAGCTCTAATTTTCATTCCTGCCGCGGTCAGCTCAGAAATTATGGATAAAGCAGATGATTCTCTCATATCATCGGTATTAGCCTTAAATGCAAGCCCCCATATTGCAAGAGTTTTACCTTTGACTCCGCCCTGAGGCTCAAAATAATCAAGAATTTTGTTGGAAAGCATTTTTTTCTGTCTGTCATTAACAGAATCAACAGCTTCAATAAGCTCGGCTTTCGCTCCGACTTCTTTTGCGGTGTTGATCAGGGCTTTCACATCTTTAGGGAAGCATGATCCACCGTAGCCTACGCCCGGATAAATAAAGTAATACCCGATGCGATGATCAGAACCTATTCCGAGCCTGACTTCACGCACATCCGCACCGACCTGTTCGCAAATACCGGACATTTCGTTAATAAAAGAAATTTTTGTGGCAAGCATGCAGTTAGCGGCATATTTTGTCATTTCCGCGCTTCTGGTTCCCATAAAAATCAGCTTTTCTCTGCTGCGGGCATATGGAGCATATAAGGTTTCGAATTCCTTACATGTTTCTTTCTTTTCTGTTCCGACAACAACCCTGTCAGGTTTCATAAAGTCGCTGACTGCGTCACCTTCTTTTAGAAATTCCGGATTTGAAGCAACATCGAAATCAAGGTCTAAGCCTCTTTTTTCAAGTTCTGCTTTAACTATTGTACGAACTTTATCAGCGGTTCCAACCGGAACAGTTGATTTATCAACAATGATTTTATAATCATTCATGGATTGCCCTATTTCACGAGCGACATTTTCCACAAAACTTAAATCACAACTTCCGTCTGAACCGCAGGGAGTTCCGACCGTAATAAAAACAAAACGGGCTTTATCAAGCCCCTCTTTCAGACTGGTAGTGAAGAAAAGTCTTTTATCTTCGTAGTTTCTTTTAACAAGACCTGCGAGACCAGGTTCAAAAATATGAATTTTGCCTTCTTTAAGTGTCGCAACAACGTCTGGATTGACATCAACACACCAAACATGGTTTCCCATTTCAGCGAAACAGGCTGCGCTGACAAGCCCTACGTATCCGGTTCCTACAATACATATGTTCATTATTTATTCTCTCAATGCTATTCTTTACGTTAAAAAAAGACTCACTAACAGGCCGCCCAGAAAAGTCAAATTGAGCAAGGCCGTTATGATCAGGTACACAGCGGATAACGTTATTATATTTTTACTGTCAACTATCAGAGGGTTACAAAGATATGACAGTTGCCTTCAATCATCAATGGCTATATTGTCATTTCACAAAATAGATCTATATAAAGGTATGCAAAAATAAATT
This window harbors:
- the mfd gene encoding transcription-repair coupling factor, yielding MSLPSELTPFAAGKGNTARIFKSGPGTQAFTAHSLHSRGQSVVMIAPGAREYAELKALITLLSRNDFIENNKIVPAWERDWVFLPPYLCKTPVASEWAERWTALHALTRGGKQSVLMTVDNLLPKWPMPSVLENNYINLSKGEEMEPELLMEQLISWGYSRTKLVSEYGEMSMRGDILDVYAPGYDLPVRLEFFGDILEEIRVFEPSSQRSKADLDDITLLPVAPAMLTGNSINDAAKLWEKLKTTGDISSEGHAKLSEKIGNADGMIWPGLFYPECTDLKSFLSKKAVYILSSASNLRLRLQDHEYSWKTFLHDKNAHSGCRWPVNTICWNEEKARSTWRDERQIVYEDLVIGREKNGIDLSERSLTAFTDLFWKPEQIKRPWAALVAGLKEWSSERFQTVLSFKTDRSRKKFLSLIESEQLSISTEYSPLNRGVYALISPLKTGMELEWNQTLILGEDVLQPESAKGTRVRDKAFEGMTSYEDLLPEDLLVHRDYGLSRFGGLHHFKVGDVSNDYLLLFFDGDDKLYVPVDRLNLVQKYKGPEGTCSVLDKLGGSRWSKTREKARKAIEKIAGELVEMYAYRKVAKGYAYGPLNDMYWEFESSFGFEETPDQEKAIQDVFRDMESPEPMDRLVCGDVGFGKTEVALRAAFRAVLDGKQVILLCPTTVLAEQHYQTFLQRMEGFPVTVGMLSRFVTKNSQKRVLEQISSGQLDILIGTHRVLSKDVEAPNLGLLILDEEQRFGVRHKERIKEMRKNIDALTLTATPIPRTLQLSLSGVRSLSTIETPPVDRKPVETALIERDEVLLASVIKREMERGGQVFWVHNRVQGLERVVEFVKKLAPDAKIGMAHGQMSEKNLEDTIHKFWHKELDILIATAIIESGLDFPNANTLIVDQAQMFGLGQLYQLRGRVGRSTRQAYAYFVVSSLDSLSEKAKRRMQIILQLDYLGAGFKVAMEDLRLRGAGNILGEVQSGQMAKVGLDLFLEMLDEEVRRIKGDDSTVATDPEMNFVFKAHLPEDYVPDARERLRYYRALSSANTEARIEELAAEIKDRFGHFPEEVENFITVLYLKRNLAHLGVTRADLFPARVVLTWEDSRNPVDPAKLMEWIADDKHAARLKPPASIEIRFDKDIEIAAGLSKICKDLEPLVEKL
- a CDS encoding chemotaxis protein CheW gives rise to the protein MEEGKKRQDAELIQLVTFSIAEEEFGVDILKVQEIIRTMEITKVPRAPVFVEGVINLRGKVIPIIDLRSKFGLEIREHDQNTRIIVIEINDMIVGFVVDSVSEVLRIPSNTVEPAPPVVSGLESEYISGVGKLEDRLLILLDLNRLLSGDEQEMLAQV
- a CDS encoding UDP-glucose dehydrogenase family protein, whose translation is MNICIVGTGYVGLVSAACFAEMGNHVWCVDVNPDVVATLKEGKIHIFEPGLAGLVKRNYEDKRLFFTTSLKEGLDKARFVFITVGTPCGSDGSCDLSFVENVAREIGQSMNDYKIIVDKSTVPVGTADKVRTIVKAELEKRGLDLDFDVASNPEFLKEGDAVSDFMKPDRVVVGTEKKETCKEFETLYAPYARSREKLIFMGTRSAEMTKYAANCMLATKISFINEMSGICEQVGADVREVRLGIGSDHRIGYYFIYPGVGYGGSCFPKDVKALINTAKEVGAKAELIEAVDSVNDRQKKMLSNKILDYFEPQGGVKGKTLAIWGLAFKANTDDMRESSALSIISELTAAGMKIRAFDPVAHTKAKEILCDNDLVEIVDSQYEALEGANAVAVVTDWNQFRNPDFDKVKKALLAPVIFDGRNLYDPSYLGSNGFAYFSVGRKPVGESV